TCTCACGGGCGAAGCTGGAGCCCCTCTCGGAGATCCTGAAGTACCGGTCGACGGACATGGTCGATGCTCCTTGGTGCCTGAATGATCGTGTGCGGATGCTGGCTGGATTGTTCCTGCGTTGAACGCGCTTCAGGTTTTCTTCGTGTTACGGATTCGGGGGCCGCCCCGTCATACACCGTTCGAAAGACCGTACGAAAGCACGTACTCGATCACTGCTACGCTTCCGGATCTCCGCCCGGCCAGCCCCGGACGATCACATGTCATTCACATGACACGCAAAGGAGAGGGAGCCCGTGGGCACAGTCGTCGACGACGCCGCCTCCGTGGAGTTCCACGCCTTCTTCGAACGCCACTATGCCGAACTGTCCCGCCTCGCCCATCTGTTGACCGGCGAGTCGGACGCCGCCGACGATCTGGCGGCGGACGCCCTGCTGGCGCTGTGGCACCGCTGGGACCGGGTGCGCGCGGCCGACCACCCGGCGGCATACGCGCGCGGAGTGGTCGCCAATCTGGCCCGGACCCGCATCCGCAGCGCGGTCCGTGAGCGCCGGCGCGTCGCCCTGTTCTGGTCCCAGCGCGAGGAGAAGGTCGAGAACCCGGACGTGGCGGGCGTGATCGACGTCCAGGAGGCGTTGCGCAGGCTGCCGTTCCGCAAGCGGGCGTGTGTCGTGCTGCGGCACGCGTTCGATCTCTCGGAGAAGGACACCGCGCTGGCCCTGGGTGTGTCGGTCGGTACGGTGAAGAGCCAGACCTCGAAGGGGATGGCCGAGTTGCAGCGGCTGCTCGGCCCTCAGAACGCTCCGCTGAAGATGCACGCCGCGATGGCGCGCACCGGTGACGCCGCAGGAAGGGACCGATGACCATGCAGCGGGACGTGCACGGCGCACTGCGCGCCCGGCTGCAGCACGCGGCCGAGGCGCACGAGCCGAACCGCGAGCAGATCCTCGCCCGGATCGAGCGCGGTATGTCGGAGCAGACCCGCCCCGACCACCGGGCGACCCGGCCACCGGTCTACGGCTGGGTGCGGGTGGTGAGCGCCACGGCCGCGGTCGCCTGTGTGCTGGGACTCGGCGGTTACGCGGTGGCGTCCGCGGTCAAGGACGAGACACCCGCCCAGACGTCGGTCGCGACCACCGGCACGCCCACTCCGTCGCCCGACGCGACCAGCCGGCCGCCCGCCCCGCCGGCGGATCCGAGGCCGAGCACCACCCCCGCGCAGGAGGCCGAGAAGCCGAGCGGTACGCCCTCGCGCACGCCGAGCGCCTCCACCGAGGTGCAGGATTCCGGCGTCGAGGACGGCCCGCTGTGGTCGGACGGCTCGGTGGACCCGCACAGCAACGAGTTCTGGGCGCAGAGCAATGTGACCCTCAGGACGTCCGAGCAACTGACCGAGCTCACGGTCGAGTTGAGGATCGGGCAGACCGGCGGTGTCACCAACACCGGCACCTGGCGCTCGCTGCCCGAAGCCGACTTCTCGCTGACGGTCGCCGAGCAGAACGGCTTCCTCGTCTACACCTGGGTGCTCAAGGACGGCCGTACGGTGCCGAAGGGCGAGTGGGTGTTCGCCGGCCAGTACAACCACGAGCGCGGTGGCCGGGACGCGAAGGGCGACGGCTACACGGCGACGGCGACCGCGAAGTCCGGGAACCTCACTGTGAAGGGCGGTTTC
This portion of the Streptomyces canus genome encodes:
- a CDS encoding SigE family RNA polymerase sigma factor, whose product is MGTVVDDAASVEFHAFFERHYAELSRLAHLLTGESDAADDLAADALLALWHRWDRVRAADHPAAYARGVVANLARTRIRSAVRERRRVALFWSQREEKVENPDVAGVIDVQEALRRLPFRKRACVVLRHAFDLSEKDTALALGVSVGTVKSQTSKGMAELQRLLGPQNAPLKMHAAMARTGDAAGRDR